In Candidatus Micrarchaeia archaeon, the DNA window GCATTTGCCGCACCTGAATTTTTCCACCACTGATTCAAGGGCGAGGCCCAAATAGTTGGAGAGGAAATCCTTGGCCTCTAGGATTTTTCCGCAATTCGGGCAAATCTTCAGTTTTTTGTCCATTCTGGGAGAATCACGGCTTGCCTTTAAATTCCTTGGCGTTTGGAGGTATGTCAATTACATCTCCGAGCTCAAGCCGATACTTCCCAGCCGGCTTTTCTGGAAGCACAAAACGCTTTATTTCAGCATGTATGTTTCTGGGATCAACTTTCGGGTCGCGCACGCCGACTAATCTTTTGTCTGGCGCAATGCCTGGCTGCCATCCTATAGTGCACACTCTCATCCGAGTCATTAACCCACCCGATTCTAATTGGTAAAAAAAGTATTTAAATGTATTTTTCAGCCCATATATAGCTTCCCTACTTCCATCTTTCCGTCAGAAGTGAAATTTATCCCGAGAGCCCGGAGTGCGGACGTGTCCTTCCTGGAGAGCATGTGCGTGGTGTGGAGTTCGCATGAGTGCAAATCCCCGAGGCAGTCGAACGCCTTTCCGGCTTCCCCGTCGTTTTTCGCGCTTATCGCAAGCACCACGAGAATCTCGTGAACATCCAAATTTTCCGAATCCTCCTCGTGCATCTTCTTCTTCAGCTCCTTTATCTGGTGTATATACTCTAATGGAAGAATGTGCGTGTCGTCTATTTTTGCCAGCTTTTTCAGCGCGTTCACTATCGCAGCTGATTCTGCGTGCATAAGCGGGCTGTTCTTTCCTGTAATTACGGCGCCGTCCGGGAGCATTATCGCGCACCCCACTTTCAGCCCCTGGTTCCCGTGCGCCTTCTCCGCGGTTTTGCGCGCAGCTTCCACCACAGGCCGTTCCGAGAACGAGATTTTGTGCCTGCGCATGAGCTCTTTTACGGAGAAAACAGGCTCTTCCTTCCCGGTTCCGGAAAGGAAATCAGAGAGGTATGCGAAATACCTCCGTATTATCTCTTGGCGCGCCGCATGTTCGCACAGCTTGAGATTCCTGATTCCGGAAGTCATCCTGTTCAGGCCCATGTCCGTGGGGGATTTGTACGTGCGCATGAAGTTCTTTTCCGAGATTATGCGGTTGAACATGCTCTGTATCATCACGAAACTCTTGACGTCCCGGTTGTAATTGACCGCCTTAATCCCGTAGGCTTTCAGATGGTACGGGTCTATCAGGTTGTAATCGTCTATGTCAGCGGTCGCGGCCTCGTACGCGAGGTTTATCGGGTTCGCAAGCTGGAGGTCCCATATAGGGAAGCTCTCGAATTTCGCATATCCCGAATCCACTTCTTTTATGTAATCCTGGTAAACCATGGCGAGGCAGGTGGCCATTTTTCCCGAGTTGGGCCCTGCGCCGGTCACTATCACTATGGATTTTTGGGTTTTGATGAAGGGTTTTTTCCCGAATCCGCGGGATGATGCAATTGTTTTCAGGTCGTCCGGGTAATTATTTATCAGTCCGCGGTAATACACGCGGTAGCCCTGCTTTTTCAGGAACCCCCCGAACTGCTTTGCTGCCGGCTCGCCGGAAAAAAGGTTTATAACGACGTTCGGGACAGCGAACCCGTAGCCCTTTATGGAATCCAGCATCTTGAGCGAAAAATCCCTGTAGGTTATTCCTAAAGCGCCCATCCTTTTTCCGTTCTGCAGGTCCCGCGCGCTCACGCAGAAGAGGAATTCCAGGTGCCTTTTCTGGGCGAGCCGCTTTATCACTTCCATCTTGGAGTTGAGGCAATAGCCAGGGAGCACGCGCGCAGCGTGGTAGTCGAAAAGGAGCTTTCCGCCGAACTCCAGATATAATTTGTGGAAGTGGGAGGCGCGCTCTATTATCGCGTCGGACTGGACATCCAGGTATTTCGCACTGTCGAAGCCAGTCCTGCCCATGAAGGAGAATGAGTTTTTCAGCATGGAGTTGAAGGGGGCAGTAGAAAATAAATACTTATCGCGAGTTCAAGCATTGGTTTTTCGCATGGAAAAGGATTCTCAGGAAAGCCCGGAAGGCGAGGGCGGGATGGGATTCGGGAGGATGATTGCGCTCAGCGACGGGGTTTTCTCGGTTGCGATGACGCTCCTCGTGATTAATCTGACCATTCCGGACGGTGTGAGCGCACAGAGCCTGCTGCCGGCGGTAATCAGTTTATGGCCGAAATACCTGGCCTTTGTGCTGAGCTTCTACATAACCGCGATGTTCTGGATGAACCATCACAGGATGTTCAGGAGCATAAGGAAGCACGATTATGCGCTCTTGTGGCTCAACCTGATCCTTCTCTTCTTCATAGTCACAATACCGTTTGTCTCCATGCTGATAGGGGAATACGGGGACGAGACGCCTATTCCGGTTATTTTCTACGCGCTGATTCTCGCGGTTGCGGGATTCATGGAATACGTGGTATGGGATTACGCGACTGGAAAGGCCAAGCTCGTGGAGGCCAAGCTTTCAAAAGAGCACATAGAGCA includes these proteins:
- a CDS encoding DUF1846 domain-containing protein, translating into MLKNSFSFMGRTGFDSAKYLDVQSDAIIERASHFHKLYLEFGGKLLFDYHAARVLPGYCLNSKMEVIKRLAQKRHLEFLFCVSARDLQNGKRMGALGITYRDFSLKMLDSIKGYGFAVPNVVINLFSGEPAAKQFGGFLKKQGYRVYYRGLINNYPDDLKTIASSRGFGKKPFIKTQKSIVIVTGAGPNSGKMATCLAMVYQDYIKEVDSGYAKFESFPIWDLQLANPINLAYEAATADIDDYNLIDPYHLKAYGIKAVNYNRDVKSFVMIQSMFNRIISEKNFMRTYKSPTDMGLNRMTSGIRNLKLCEHAARQEIIRRYFAYLSDFLSGTGKEEPVFSVKELMRRHKISFSERPVVEAARKTAEKAHGNQGLKVGCAIMLPDGAVITGKNSPLMHAESAAIVNALKKLAKIDDTHILPLEYIHQIKELKKKMHEEDSENLDVHEILVVLAISAKNDGEAGKAFDCLGDLHSCELHTTHMLSRKDTSALRALGINFTSDGKMEVGKLYMG
- a CDS encoding TMEM175 family protein translates to MEKDSQESPEGEGGMGFGRMIALSDGVFSVAMTLLVINLTIPDGVSAQSLLPAVISLWPKYLAFVLSFYITAMFWMNHHRMFRSIRKHDYALLWLNLILLFFIVTIPFVSMLIGEYGDETPIPVIFYALILAVAGFMEYVVWDYATGKAKLVEAKLSKEHIEQTKRVMLTAPAIFLVSVLVAPFNPQVAMLMWLLIYPAKKVAAAFN